The Quercus robur chromosome 3, dhQueRobu3.1, whole genome shotgun sequence DNA segment TCGTCTATTTCTACATTTTGGATAggcataattattaattaacagacatgaaataaaaaatcatttaatatTGGACGATCTCAGCTCACATACATGCACCAGCACACAGCCCAACCCTAGGCCTAGTGCATGCAATGCACGTATGTGCAGTAGAAGGCCCACTTGAGTAGGTCCTCCCCTTTACACAAATGGTTCGCCACTTGGGCCCCTCAATGGCCCATTTACTTTCTTAAGTGGGTTTTAAGGACTTTTATCACTTCAAGTCTCAACCCAGGTTTAAATAGATATTTTAGAAGGTAATTTCACattcatttcttaaaaattttaaggaaatGATCATGTGATGTTAATCTCTTCATGGTGAAGAATCCAATATAACTCTGATCTGCATCCAACAAATCTCTACTTTGAATTCCACCAAAAAATCTCCAAAACTAAGTCAAATTAGAAATTTGAGACAACTTTTCTAACAAATCTTCACCTTGAGTTACATTCCACAAAACAAGAGACATAAATTGAGTTAACCTCCACGACAATTCTTCCACCTTGGCCAAATTTACCGAGcataaaattcatgaaattcTTCTCTCCACCTTGAAATTCCTCGCTCAGCCAATAAATTCGTAGCACATATTTGAGAATCTTTGGACTAAAATATTAGCATAGAATAACTGAGGCCATAATGGATTGGTATTGATAAGTCACAAGCCTCTTATGGAAATTAGCATATCTTATCCAAGCAAGCCTTTTACACGACCTTACTTATGTGATTCAAAACCTCCGTGGGTATTGCATACTTGTACCAAAGATTCTAGTAGTATATACATTGATTAAAACAACAGAatataatttatcttttttttttttttttttacattcacatCATTACACGAAATTTTTTACATGCACAccataaacatttaaaaaaaacacacacacaacttCACAAATACGAAAGTAAGAAATTTTTTGCTAGTCTATGATTTTCAACCACCAGTCATGCAAAAACTTTCATGCCGATGAAACATATGCCAGAAGCTCCTTGTCGATTTCAAATTTAGCCATGTCTTCCTCATCCAAGTTTATCCATGCCTCTATTCCATTCCCAGACTTGGTGTCTAAGAATGTAACTAGgtttttgtaatataatttgGCCGAGCCTACCCATACTGGCTCTCCCCACCCAAAATCTGCTTCATATACAGGGAACCTGCACAAACTGGTGAAGGCCAAGTAGACCACCTCTCCTCTAATAAATTTTTCATAGTTCTCCAGAGAAAAAGTCGTTTGGCCACCATTTTCTTTTAGTATTTTAACATAGTTCATGTTAACTTGCTTTATGGCATCTCTTACTGGAACAACAATGCCATCAAATCCAACCTCAGTGTCCCAGGGGAATACAGCAACTGTGTTTGCGCTAATGTTTCCAAAATAATATTCTGAAAGAGGCGGATCCAATCTTGTACGTAAGTTTGCCATAAGAAGTGCTGCGTAAACCTTATTGGGGTCTTTTTCTTGTTGAGTTGCAGCAAGGAAGCGACTCCATATGAAAGTTGATAAGGCCTCCATGCGAGTGGGGCGTGGGTTTTCAATGTTCTTCTTGTTTGCGCTGTATTTGGCTCTAAGATCCGCTATTGCAGGTGCATCAAACACAAATCTCTTTACCACAATCTTTTCCTTTCCTGCACTTGGATAAGCGTAAGTTTTGTTTTCGGGAGGGAAGAACCTTACAGATTCGAATCGAGGAGTCGCTATGTTGCTGCTACTACCATGAGCAGTAGCAGCCCAacttttgaggaaaaaaaagaaagagcaagCGTCCATAACCTTGTGATCGAAGACCAGACCGACCACCATTCCACCACAATTGAAGAGTGTAACTTGGACCGCTATAGCTAGTCCATTGACAGCATCTAGTTCAAATGGAAGGAACTTATCGAGCTCATCTGGGATTAGATCGTCAAGGAATTCGGAAAGTTTGCATTCGGCCTTGGCTTCCACATAGTGAACGCCTTCATTGTTGCAATCAACGTAAAGCTTTTCCTTAACCCGTCCTGCTAGTGGGTAGAATAGTGTTAAGACCTCCGATAAGGATTTCTTAAGCTGGTCATGGAGTTCTTCATTGCTCAGATTAGCACTGGCATCATGAGGATAAAAGAGAACAAAGGGCATGAAAATTTGAGGCATAATTTGATCAATGAAAGATAGTGTGTAATGGCGGAGGTGATCAGGGGTTGGTGAAGAGGGTTTGATGATGTCTGTGGATACAATTTGGATATCAAACTCCATTGTTCTCGTATAAAGTCAACTAAGCGTGGCTTTACTAATAGTTACTGACTGTGTGAGGCTAAAGTGGTTGTTGGAATTGGAATTCGATGATAGAAAGCCACCATGGTAGGGACAAATATATAGAGGTGTTGTCGAGAAAGAGTCAAAGAATTCACAGCCTTGTGCTAAATCTCACATCAATGTCTGGACACGAATCACTGAATTTGTTCGTTTTATTAAATTTGGTTGCTGAATAAGTTGTTCAACTGCTGATTTTTCTGATGTTACCCTATTGATTATGAAAATTACACGGTCCGAGTATTGCCAAAAGAAAAGTACACGGTTAAGTGGGGTCCCCTTCCTACAAATTCAACATTAATGGTAGACTTAGGCAATCAGATATGGATGAGCATAAAGGTCCACGgattggaatatatatattgtcctTAGAGCTTCTAGAAATAATCCGTTACTTTCactcaaaaaaagagaaaaggaaataatCCATAATTAATATTCAAGGAAATTATAGTGTTGCAACATCCAGATGTGGttcctggaaaaaaaaaaatgtatgttaGCTCTACCCAAAATTTCCCAACAATTAATCTTAATCTCCTAAACTATGGACATGCATGATTGAcacccaaaaatataaatttgagtTAAACTTTGATGCTGCAGTGTTCAATAACACAAATGCTTCGGGTATTGGGGcaattatttgaaatcataaCGAAGAAGTTATGCTGGTTTCATGGAGTTGGTCATTAAGGGATACAATGTTTTTGTAATGAAGTCTATTTTATGTACACGGCCTAATAGGTCCAGACTTAGACATATATATGAGGATGTTCGCCGCTTGGCTGTGGGGCTTCGGGGTCTGTCAGTCAGCTGCGTTAGACGTAGCGCTAACTCCGCTGCCCATTCTTTGGCCCGTTTTGCTTGTCATCTAGATGAGGATTCTGTATGGTTGGAAGAATCACCACCACTTGCTCTTGAGGCCTTGTATTTGGACtctaattttattaatgaatgaATGATGCTCAatccattttccaaaaaaaaaaaaaagtcctctGTTCATATGTTTTCGTGTTA contains these protein-coding regions:
- the LOC126718293 gene encoding stemmadenine O-acetyltransferase-like, yielding MEFDIQIVSTDIIKPSSPTPDHLRHYTLSFIDQIMPQIFMPFVLFYPHDASANLSNEELHDQLKKSLSEVLTLFYPLAGRVKEKLYVDCNNEGVHYVEAKAECKLSEFLDDLIPDELDKFLPFELDAVNGLAIAVQVTLFNCGGMVVGLVFDHKVMDACSFFFFLKSWAATAHGSSSNIATPRFESVRFFPPENKTYAYPSAGKEKIVVKRFVFDAPAIADLRAKYSANKKNIENPRPTRMEALSTFIWSRFLAATQQEKDPNKVYAALLMANLRTRLDPPLSEYYFGNISANTVAVFPWDTEVGFDGIVVPVRDAIKQVNMNYVKILKENGGQTTFSLENYEKFIRGEVVYLAFTSLCRFPVYEADFGWGEPVWVGSAKLYYKNLVTFLDTKSGNGIEAWINLDEEDMAKFEIDKELLAYVSSA